From a single Solanum dulcamara chromosome 4, daSolDulc1.2, whole genome shotgun sequence genomic region:
- the LOC129884084 gene encoding aspartic proteinase CDR1-like, protein MTIFSFTLLIAFSLAITLTQTSLLRPEAEAKSGGFSIELIHPASKRSPASLSTELVPDLLGVYLINFSVGTPPKFQLAGADSGSDINWIQCEPCVQCYSQHLPIFNSLNSSTYKALPCNSSKCLGECHGSQCTYGTNYTDQSYSYGDLATEIFTFYSPQGFQEISFPDILFGCAHRSKLQNTDQMTTGIMGLGISPMSLVSQISPAFGKKFFYCFVPLAQLDVPSTLTFGENAWGSTGSVLFTPIHSNPSNSFYLLTLLGISVGDKRFDFFGNSSTISPEGNIAIDSGTTLTVLPTLLYNQVKTTISQAINVEPLVNENSTNICYKDLNAFDVPPVTMHFIAADVPLSKDNIIWPAGQGIWCLAFRPTENQPFYGNVAQTNFLVGYDLNKMIVSFKATDCTKMA, encoded by the coding sequence ATGACCATCTTCTCTTTCACTCTCCTGATTGCTTTTTCCTTAGCGATCACCCTCACTCAAACCTCACTTTTACGGCCAGAAGCTGAAGCAAAGTCAGGTGGATTTAGCATTGAGCTGATCCACCCTGCTTCTAAGAGGTCTCCTGCTTCCCTTTCCACTGAGTTGGTTCCGGATCTTCTTGGCGTTTACTTAATAAATTTTTCAGTTGGAACCCCGCCGAAGTTCCAACTCGCAGGGGCTGATTCTGGAAGTGATATCAACTGGATACAGTGTGAGCCATGTGTCCAGTGCTACTCCCAACATCTCCCCATATTTAACTCTTTAAACTCTTCTACCTATAAGGCACTGCCTTGTAACTCTTCTAAATGCTTGGGAGAATGCCATGGAAGCCAATGTACCTATGGCACGAATTATACTGATCAAAGTTACTCGTATGGTGATTTAGCTACTGAAATTTTTACTTTCTACTCTCCACAAGGATTTCAGGAAATTTCTTTTCCGGATATTTTGTTCGGATGTGCTCACAGATCCAAACTTCAAAATACTGACCAAATGACAACCGGCATAATGGGTCTTGGCATTTCTCCAATGTCCTTAGTTTCGCAAATTAGTCCTGCCTTTGGAAAAAAATTCTTCTATTGTTTTGTGCCTTTGGCACAATTAGATGTCCCAAGCACACTCACATTTGGTGAAAATGCTTGGGGGAGTACTGGATCAGTACTATTCACTCCTATTCACTCAAATCCATCGAACTCTTTCTACCTCCTAACTCTGCTGGGGATATCGGTTGGTGATAAAAGATTCGACTTTTTTGGTAATTCCTCAACTATTTCTCCAGAGGGAAATATTGCCATCGACTCAGGAACTACCCTGACCGTCCTTCCTACACTGTTATACAACCAAGTCAAAACAACGATTTCACAAGCCATCAATGTGGAACCGTTGGTTAACGAGAACTCAACTAACATCTGCTACAAGGATTTGAATGCCTTTGATGTTCCTCCGGTAACAATGCATTTTATTGCAGCAGACGTGCCTCTATCGAAGGACAATATAATATGGCCCGCGGGTCAAGGAATTTGGTGCCTAGCATTTCGACCAACGGAAAATCAACCTTTTTACGGGAATGTGGCCCAAACTAACTTCCTAGTAGGTTACGATCTAAATAAAATGATCGTATCTTTCAAGGCCACTGATTGTACCAAAATGGcctga